One Hydrogenobaculum sp. 3684 genomic window, ACCCATCATCAAAGCTTTGCAACGTCTGTGGATACAAACACAACGAATTAAAACTGTCTGATAGATATTGGCAATGTCCTATATGTGGAACATACCACGATAGGGATATAAACGCATCTATAAATTTATACAAGGTAGGGTTGGAACGACCCGATTTCAAGCCTGTGGAGCATGCTCTGGTGGATGACCGTATCTCGAAAAGATACCTAAAAAGCCATCATGTGATGAAGCAGGAAGCCACACCTTCTATAAGGTGGGGTAGTTCACCGTTATAATTATCAATATGAGCATATTTACAAAAATATCAACCTTGGGTGCTGTATGGGTGGCGCTAGAACTCGTAATGGGGGTTTTCCATAAAAGCGTATGCACAAGCTCAGGATGTACAATAGCAGCTTCTTACAACAGATATCCAGAATTTATAATGCTTACAATAGGACTTTTGCTTTTTATAGTTTTGGGGATTTTAAAAGAAAAAAAGAAAGAAAAACTATTAGACATCATATTAATAGGAGCTTTGGCTTCTGAGGGCTATCTGCAGGGCTTTGAAATATTTGTAGCTCATACATTTTGTATATTTTGCACAGTAACATTTTTAATAATACTTATTCTTTTTATAATAAGAGTAAAGGAAAACAAAGATATACTCTTGAAAGGGCTTAGTGCTTTTTTATTTGTATTTGTAACGGTTTTTTTAGTCAACAACCCCACTTTAGAGATAAAACACCAATACACGCTCTTATACCTTCCAGGGTGTCCTCATTGTGAACATACAGAAAAGTTTTTAGACGATATACACGTTAAATACGATAAGATAAACGCTTCTCATCACAAAGGACTTATCATGTCTATGGGTATAGATGAAGTACCGGTGCTTTTTGTAAGAGAGCCTTACGGTTATAAAATACTTGTTGGTTCAGATAGCATAGAGTCGTTTTTTAAAAATCCTACAAAAAGCCTACAAAACCAAATAGCCAACCCACCTACTTCAAATAGTAACAGCTTTAACATAGGAGGTGGATGTCAGTTAAATAGTATATTTGGAAGTAATTGTAGCAAATAAATTTAGCAAGATATTATCAAAAAACTTGACATAAGTTTACTAAAGATTATATTAATAACATAACACGTTAGGAGGTAATTATGTATAGCGAAAACATGTGGAGCAAAAAAGTGAAGGACTACGTAGAGCAAGCGTCTTCTATTGCAAGGTCTTTAGGAGATACGAAGGTAGATACGGACCATCTTCTTTTGGCACTTTTAAAAGATCAAGATTCAGCACTTTCAAAATATGTATCCAAAAAAGGCGTAGACGTCAAAGAACTATACCAAAAATTAAAAGAACACATAAACAGTATAGACAATCAGCTTAACAAAGCGGCAGAATCGGAAGCCAGTCATCTTATAGACTTAAGAAGCAAGATAATTCAATTAAAATCTGATATATCAAACATCCAAAATGAGTTATCCGAGATAAGAGAAGCCAAAAGACGCATAGAATATGAGTTAGAAAAAGCAAGAAGGTACGATCTTTGGGGCGCAAGACAATTGGAGTTAGAACTAAGACAGTTAAACGCCGAAGAAGAACATCTAAGAAAAGAGCTTTCAAGGGTAGAACAAAACCTATCTACGGTTTTTGATAAAAGTGCCGTAAGAGATTTTCTTGAAAACAAGATATCAATAGATGCTTTGGTAAAAA contains:
- a CDS encoding glutaredoxin domain-containing protein — translated: MSIFTKISTLGAVWVALELVMGVFHKSVCTSSGCTIAASYNRYPEFIMLTIGLLLFIVLGILKEKKKEKLLDIILIGALASEGYLQGFEIFVAHTFCIFCTVTFLIILILFIIRVKENKDILLKGLSAFLFVFVTVFLVNNPTLEIKHQYTLLYLPGCPHCEHTEKFLDDIHVKYDKINASHHKGLIMSMGIDEVPVLFVREPYGYKILVGSDSIESFFKNPTKSLQNQIANPPTSNSNSFNIGGGCQLNSIFGSNCSK